The sequence GGTGACTAATTTATTTTCCCGGATCTTTACTCCGGGTGAATGCTTCTCCCATAAAAGGGCTTCCACATGCTTTTTCTTTTTCTTCTTCGGGCAGTTTAAACGTCTGCTTTTTCCGTCCACCAGATATATATATTCGCCTTCCTCCCGCAATATGAAGAAATAACCGCCTTTATCATGACCCGCCGCAGATTTTACAAATGCTCCGGTAGTTAATTTCATGGGCATTTCCTCAGCGGTCACAGGAAACCAGACTAAGAATCTCCGGTTCACCCTCTGTAATCAGCACGGTATTTTCATAGTGAGCGGAAAGGCTGCCATCCTCTGTTACTACGGTCCAGTCATCATCAAGCCATACGACCTCCGGTGTTCCCCCATTGATCATGGGTTCGATGGCCAGGGTCATTCCCGGCTTTAATTTGATTCCCCGTCTTTTCTGTGCAAAGTTCGGCACCTCCGGCTCCTCATGGAGATGAGAACCGATTCCATGGCCTACCAGATCCCGTACAACTCCAAATCCAAATTTTTCTGCATGGATCTGGATTGCAGCAGATATATCATTCAGATGATTGCCAGATTTTGCAAATTTAATCCCTTCAAAGAAACATTGTCTTGTCACTTCTATGAGCTGCCCTGCGAAAGGAGTGATCTCCCCGATTCCGTAAGTCCTTGCCGCATCGGAATGATATCCTTTGTAAATAACCCCGGCATCCAGGCTTACGATATCGCCCTCCATTAAAATCCGTTTCTTACTTGGAATCCCATGAACCACTTCATCGTTTACAGAAACGCAGATGGAGGCAGGATATCCGTTATAGTTCAGGAAAGAGGGCTTACAGCCGTAGCTCCTTATGATTTCTTCTCCCAGATGATCAATATCCCAGGTTGTCATTCCCGGCTTCAAGGCTTTTGAAAGCTCTTCATGAGTTTTACTAAGAATCTTTCCTGCCTCTCTCATAAGTTCTATCTCTCTTGCAGATTTAATCGTAACTGACATAAACTATGCTCCTAATAGGTCAGCGATGTCCGAGAACACCTTGTTTAATTCCTGAGTTCCATCAATATTCACCAGCACACCAGCTTCCTTATAATATTCGATCAGAGGCTTTGTCTGATCATGGTAAACCGACAAACGCTTTTTAACAGTTTCCGGCTTATCGTCATCCCGCAAAACAAGCCCTGCTCCACACACGTTGCATACATCGGGAACCCTGCTTGGATTATACACAATATGATATGTAGCTCCGCAGGCAATGCAAGCACGACGGCCTGCCATTCTGTCTATAATTATCTCATCCGGTACATCCACATTAATCGCAAAGTCAATCTTCTGTCCCATATCAGAAAGCGCCTTTTTAAGGCTTTCCGCCTGGGGAATGGTTCTTGGAAAACCATCCAGTACGTATCCGTTTTCACAGTCATCACTTTGAATACGTTCCATCAGCATGCCAATGGTCAGTTCATCCGGCACAAGAGTGCCCTGATCCATGTATTCCTTTGCCTTCCTGCCTAACTCTGTTCCCTCTTTAATATTGGAGCGGAAAATATCTCCAGTAGAAATATGGGGAATCTGATACTTTTCAGCAATTTTTTTTGCCTGGGTACCTTTGCCGGCACCAGGAGCACCTAACATGATAATTCTCATAAACAGTCCCTCCCTTGCTTCCTTAAGGTTAAATAACACAAATTCCAAGAGAAACACGCCGTGCGTGTTTCTCTTGGTTTGTCCTCTAATCGTTTAAAAACCCTTTATAATAGCGCACAAGCATCTGAGATTCAATCGCCTTCAACGTCTCTAAGACTACACTGACGATGATGATTAAAGATGTACCTCCAAAGGATAAACGGCTTACATTAAATAAACCGGAAACCATGATCGGAATAATACAGATGATCGTCAAGCCGCATGCGCCTATAAATACGATATAGTTCAAAATGGAATTGAGATAATCACTGGTTGGTTTTCCTGGACGGATGCCCGGGATAAAGCCACCGGACTTTTTCATGTTATTCGCAACTTCAAGCGGGTTAAACGTAATTGATGTATAAAAATAAGCGAACACAATGATAAGAGCCACGTAGACGAGCATACCGATGGTATATAACGGTCTTTCCGGTTTAAACCAGCTTGAAGAATTCAGTGCCGATAAAATGTGGCCTCCAATGCTGTTGTAGTTAATATTGGCCCCAAAGAACTGGGAAATCACTACCGGGAACGACATAATGGAGGAAGCGAAGATAACCGGGATAACGCCGGCTGTATTCACCTTTAACGGAATGTTGGTGGCTTGACCGCCGACCATCTTCCGTCCCTGCATCTTTTTCGAATACTGAACAGGAATTCTTCTCTCACCATTCTGAAGGATAACAACAAATATTACAATCGCTGCGATAACAGCAACGATAATAATGGCTGCAATTGCAGCTACGGCAACCGATTTTCCAGACATGAATCTGGTATATAAGGTTGACATATCCGAAGGAAAGCTGGAAATGATGTTAAAGGTCAAAACAATGGATATACCATTTCCCACACCTTTTTCCGTAATTCGCTCACCGATCCACATCAGAAGAGCACTTCCTGCAGTCATAGTTGCAACAGCAATAATAATACTTAATACATTAAATTCTCTTAACAGCCCCTGGCCGCCGAATCCAATCGCCATAGCGACGGACTCGATTAAAGCCAGACCAACTGTTACGTAACGGGTGTATTCTGCAATCTTCTTTCTGCCATCTTCCCCATCCCGCTGCATTTCCTCAAGCTTTGGAATCGCTATGGTTAAAAGCTGCATGATGATGGAAGATGTGATGTAAGGGGTAATGCTTAAGGCAAATACGGACATATTGGTAAAAGAGCTACCAGTCATTGCGTTGAAAAATCCAAACGCATCGTTATTCTGCCGAGCAAAAAAATCTTTAAAAAAGCTTGTTTCAACTCCTGGAATCGGCAATTGAGAACCGATTCTAGTAACCACCAGCATCATGAATGTAAAGATAAGTTTCTTTCTTACATCCTTGATCTTGAATGCATTACGGAGTGTTTTTAACATATTAGATCACCTCGCAGGTTCCACCTAAAGCCTCGATTTTGGTTTTTGCGCCTTCGCTGAAAGCATCTACCTTTACTGTAAGCTTTTTGGTTAATTCTCCATTTCCAAGGATCTTAACACCGTCACGCGGATTCTTAACGATACCGCTCTCTAACAAAGTTTCAACAGTAACAACTGTACCATTGTCAAAACACTCTAAAGCGCCTACATTGATACCGATAATAATTTTAGTATTTCTATTGGTAAAGCCTCTCTTAGGAATACGTCTGTATAAAGGCATCTGACCACCTTCAAAACCTGGTCTAGTTGCACCGGAACGTGCTTTCTGTCCTTTATGACCCTTACCTGCTGTCTTGCCGTTTCCTGAACCATGACCGCGGCCTCTTCTGAAGTTGTCGCTGTGTTTGGAACCTAACGCAGGCTGTAAATTTGATAAATCCATCGCTTGCACCTCCTTACTGTATTCTCTTAAATCTCTTCAACTTTTACTAAATGACGCACGTTTGCGATCATACCTCTAACCGCGTTATTATCCGGCATCTCAACTGTTTTATGAAGCTTCTTTAAGCCTAATGCTAAAACGGTTGCTTTATGCTTCGGAACTGCGCCGATCGGGGATTTCACCAATGTGATTTTTAATTTATCTGCCATTTTCATATCCTCCTTAGCCTAAAATCTCTTCTACAGATTTACCGCGAAGCTTTGCAACTTCCTCAGGAGTTTTTAAACGGGTTAATCCCTCAATTGTAGCTAAAACTACATTGGTCTTATTATTAGAACCTAAGGACTTAGAATGGATATTCTTAATACCTGCAAGTTCTAAAACCGCACGTGCAGGACCTCCTGCAATAACTCCTGTACCTTCATTAGCTCTCTTAAGAAGTACAGATGCACTTCCGAATTTTCCGATTAAGTCATGAGGAATACTTTTGTTCTCATCGATAGGAATAGCAACCATATTCTTAACAGCAGCCTCTTTTCCTTTACGGATTGCTTCTGGAACTTCACCGGCTTTGCCAAGACCCGCACCTACGTGGCCATTGCCATCACCTACGACTACTAAAGCAGAGAATCTCATGGTACGTCCACCCTTAACGGTTTTAGATACGCGCTTGATAGCAACTACTCTGTCGTTTAATTCTAACTGATTTGCATCAAAAATTGTACGTTTCACGCTGTCATTCTCCTCTCTACTTAGAATTCCAGACCAGCTTCTCTGGCTGCGTCTGCTAATGCCTGAATCTTACCATGATATATAAAACCGCCTCTGTCAAAGACAACTCCCTTAATTCCTTTTTCAAGGGCTCTCTTTGCTACTACGGTACCTACATATGCTGCAGCATCAACGTTGTTAGTTTTCTCTAATTCTGCCTTTACTTCTTTTTCTACTGTAGAAGCAGCGACTAAAGTCTTACCAACTGTATCGTCAATAATTTGAGCATACACATGATTATTGCTTCTAAACACAGCTAAACGCGGTCTTTCTGCAGTGCCTGCAAAACGGTTACGTATTCTGTTGTGCTTTTTAACGCGAACTTCGCTTCTTGACTGTTTGCTAACCATCTTTACACTCTCCTTAATTATTTCTTACCAGTCTTACCAACTTTACGTCTGATAACTTCGTCAGCATACTTGATACCCTTGCCCTTATACGGTTCAGGTCTTCTCTTATCTCTGATTTCAGCAGCGTACTGGCCAACTTTTTCTTTATCGATACCTTTAATAATGATGACGTTCTGGCCTTCCATGGTAGCTTCGATACCTTCAGGATCTTCCATTTCTACCGGGTGGGAATAGCCAAGAGAAAGAACCAGCTTCTTGCCCTGCTTCTGTGCTCTGTAACCAACACCATTGATTTCCAGCTTCTTCTCATAGCCGTTAGTAACACCAACAACCATGTTGTTTACTAATGTTCTTGTCAGACCGTGTAAAGATTTCATCTTCTTTAAATCGTTCGGTCTTGAAACAACGATATGACCATCTTCTTCTTTGATTGTCATCTCAGATGGTAACACTCTTTCAAGAGTTCCCTTAGGACCTTTTACAGTCACTTTATTATTTTCTGCGATTGTAACAGTTACGCCTGCCGGAATCGCGATAGGCATTCTTCCTATACGTGACATGCCGTTTACCTCCTTAAATTTTCGGAAGAAGCTCTGCGCTTCTTCTGTTTTCAGATGCTTCTCTTAATTACCAAACAAATGCCAGTACTTCTCCGCCGATGCCAATGGTACGTGCATCTTTATCGGTAATAACGCCCTGGTTTGTGGAGATGATAGCAGTTCCTAAACCGCCAAGTACTTTTGGTAACTCTTCCTTGTTTGCGTATACACGTAAACCAGGCTTGGAGATTCTCTTAATTCCTGTAATGATTTTCTCATTTTTATCTTTACCGTATTTTAAGGTGATCCGGATTGTCTGGAATGCACCGTCTTCTACGAGATCGTATTTCTTAATGTAGCCCTCTTTTACAAGGATATCAGCAATAGCTAATTTCATCTTAGATGAAGGTACATCTACTGTATCATGTTTTGCAGTATTTGCATTACGGATTCTTGTAAGCATATCTGCGATTGGATCGCTCATAGTCATTTTGAAATTGCCTCCTTCCTTATTTTACCAGCTTGCTTTTTTAACGCCTGGGATCTGGCCCTTGTATGCTAATTCACGGAAGCAGATTCTGCAGATTCCGTATTTTCTCAAATAAGCATGTGGACGACCACAGATTCTGCAACGATTGTATTCTCTTGAGGAGAACTTTGCAGGTCTCTGCTGTTTGATCTTCATTGAAGTCTTAGCCATGGATTATTCCTCCTACTATTTTGCAAATGGCATATTGAATAATGTCAAAAGTTCACGGGCTTCTTCGTCTGTCTTAGCGGTAGTAACGAAAATAACGTCCATACCTCTTACCTTGTCAACTTTATCGTACTCAATTTCAGGGAAAATAAGCTGTTCCTTGATACCAAGAGCATAGTTCCCTCTGCCGTCAAATGCATTAGGATTTACTCCTCTGAAGTCACGTACACGAGGAAGTGCAAGGTTGATCAGGCGGTCAGCAAATTCATACATTCTCTCACCGCGTAAAGTTACTTTACATCCGATCGCCATACCTTCTCTGAGCTTGAAGTTAGCAATTGATTTTTTAGCCTTTGTTAAAACTGCCTTCTGACCGGAGATGATTTCTAAATCTCTTACTGCAGAGTCTAAAATCTTGGCATTTTCCTTTGCTTCACCAATACCCATATTGATGACAATCTTATTTAACTTTGGCACTTCCATGTTGTTCTTATATCCAAATTTCTTGACCATACCTTCTACGATCTCTGTCTGGTATATCTCTTTTAATCTAGCCAATTTTTATTCCTCCTCTCCGAATTAGTCAATTACTTTACCGGTTGCCTTTGCAACACGGACCTTTTTGCCGTCTTTAACTTCAAAGCCAACTCTGGTTGCTTTTCCGTCAACAACAAGCATAATGTTGGAGATATCAAGTGCAGCTTCTTTCTGTACGATACCACCCTGTGGATTGCCTGCGCCTGGTTTCACATGCTTTGTAATCATGTTAACGCCTTCCACTACCACTTTGCTGTTCTTCGTATCTACGTGAAGAACTTTGCCCTGTTTGTCTTTATCTTTTCCTGCGATAACCTTTACCAGGTCGTCTCTTTTAATTTTATGCACAGTCCGACACCTCCTTATAATACTTCGGGAGCTAAGGAAACAATTTTCATGAACTGTTTCTCTCTTAACTCTCTGGCAACCGGCCCAAAGATACGAGTTCCTTTTGGAGTCTTGTCATCTTTGATAATTACGGCAGCATTCTCATCGAACTTGATATAAGAACCGTCTTTGCGGCGTGCGCCCTTAACGGTGCGTACAACTACGGCCTTAACAACGTCGCCTTTCTTCACAACACCACCAGGCGTTGCATCTTTTACGCTGGCAACGATAACATCACCAATATTAGCATATCTTCTTGTAGAGCCGCCCATAACACGGATACAAAGAATCTCTTTTGCACCGGTATTGTCGGCAACCCTTAATCTGGTTTCCTGCTGAATCATACCTGTTACTCCTTCCTGGAAATAAATTATTTCGCTCTTTCGATAACCTCAACAAGTCTCCATCTCTTGTCTTTGGACAGCGGTCTTGTTTCCATTACTCTTACTGTATCGCCCATGTTGCAGTCGTTGTTCTCGTCATGAGCTTTTAATTTATACGTTCTTTTTACGATCTTGCCGTATAAAGGATGTTCTACATGGTCTTCAATAGCCACAACGATGGTCTTATCCATCTTGCTGCTTACAACCTTACCAGTACGGGTTTTTCTTAAATTTCTATCCACGTTCGGTATTCTCCTTTCGAGTTTTGGCCCTGGCGGCCCAATCTATAAGTTTACACACACTCGTGTGTGTCATGCTTTTTAAAAAACTGCAACTTAAGCTAATTTAGCCTTCTCAGTTATAACAGTCTGAATTCTGGCAATGTTCTTGCGAACCTCTTTGATCCTGCTTGTGTTATCAAGCTGGTTGGTCGCGTTCTGGAACCTTAAGTTGAAAAGTTCTTTCTTTGCAGCTACTAATTCTACATTCAGTTCTGCAGCTGATTTTCCTTTTAATTCTTCAACATACTTATCAATTTTCACTGTCATTCACCGCCTTCTAAATCTGCTTTAGCAGCAATCTTACACTTGCACGGTAACTTATGCATAGCAAGGCGTAAAGCTTCACGTGCTAATTCTTCAGGTACTCCAGCGATTTCGAATAATACACGGCCTGGTTTTACTACTGCTACCCAGTATTCCAGAGCGCCCTTACCGGAACCCATACGGGTTTCTGCTGGCTTTGCTGTTACAGGTTTATCCGGAAAAATCTTGATCCAGACTTTACCGCCACGCTTGATGTAACGGGTCATGGCAACACGGGCTGCCTCGATCTGGTTGGATTTAATCCAGCATGGTTCCATGGAAACTAAACCAAACTCGCCGTTGCTGATAGTATTGCCTCTTAACGCTTTACCAGCCATGGATCCACGGAACTGTTTACGACGTTTAACTCTTTTAGGCATTAACATTATTTTCCGCTCCCTTCCTTGTTTCCTTTAGTTGGAAGTATTTCGCCATTGTAGATCCATACCTTAACACCGATCTTACCGAAGGTTGTATCTGCTTCAGCGAAACCATAGTCAATATCTGCTCTGAGTGTCTGTAACGGAATGGTTCCTTCGCTATAGAACTCGGTACGAGCCATATCAGCACCGCCAAGACGTCCTGCAACTGCAGTTTTGATGCCCTTTATTCCAGACTTCATGGAACGACCCATGGTGGACTTCATAGCCCGGCGGAAGGATACACGGTTCTCTAACTGCTGTGCGATGGATTCAGCTACTAACTGAGCATCTTTATCAGGTCTTTTGATTTCCTTGATGTCAACAAATAACTTTTTATCTGTAAGCTTTTGAGCTTCAGCTTTTAATTTCTCGATCTCAGATCCACCCTTACCGATAACAACACCTGGCTTCGCTGTATGAATCGTAATTTTCACGCGGTCAGATGCTCTCTCAATTTCTATATCAGAAATGCCGGCGCTGTATAATCTTTTCTTAAGGAACTTTCTGATCGCATAATCTTCTACCAGGTTATCTGCGAAATCAGCTTCAGCATACCATTTTGAGTTCCAGTCTTTAATAACACCGACTCTTAAGCCGTGTGGATTAACTTTCTGTCCCATTATTTGCCTCCTTATCTTTCATTAAGCACGACGGTGATGTGGCTCATTCTCTTCTCGATCCTGTAAGCGCGGCCCTGTGCTCTCGGTTTTACTCTTTTCATTGTCGGTCCCTTGTTTGCAAAACATTCCTCTACATAAAGTTTTGCAGGGTCCATACCGTTGTTATTCTCAGCGTTAGCAAGTGCTGATTTTAATAACTTCTCTATTAAAGAAGAAGCATATCTGGGATTGTAAGTCACAATACCAAGTGCTGTCATAACATCTTTGCCTCTGATGGCATCTAATACGAAGCATGCTTTCTGAACAGAAACCCTAGCATAGGATAACTTTGCTGATGGTCTGGTGTCCTTCACGGCATTTCTTTCTCTTTTAATCTGGCTTCTATGTCCCTTAGCCATTGGTGAATCCTCCTTTCAACTTAAACGCCCCTGGGAATCCGGAAGAATGCCCGGAGGAGTTTGTTTCTATCTACTTACGGCCTGATTTTTTCTCGTCCTTACCATGTCCTCTGTAGGTTCTTGTGGCAACGAATTCACCCAGTTTATGTCCAACCATATCTTCTGTAACATATACCGGAACGTGCTTTCTGCCATCGTGAACTGCAATTGTATGTCCAACCATCTGCGGGAAGATTGTAGAACGGCGAGACCAGGTCTTAATTACCTGTTTCTGTCCTGCTGCGTTCATAACATCTACTTTTTTCAGTAAATGAGCATCTGCAAATGGTCCTTTTTTAAGTGAGCGAGCCATAGATTCTAACCTCCTTTAATTATTTAACGGTCTTTCCATCTCTACTTCTAACGATCAGTCTGTTAGACTGTTTGTTTTTCTTTCTGGTCTTTAAGCCAAGTGCCGGTTTGCCCCATGGTGTACTTGGACCTGGGCGTCCGATACCGGTCTTGCCTTCACCACCGCCGTGAGGATGGTCATTCGGGTTCATAACAGAACCACGTACAGTGGGTCTGAAGCCCATGTGACGTTTTCTACCAGCTTTACCGATATTGATTAAGTTGTGATCTCCGTTGCCTACAACGCCGATGGTTGCTCTGCAGTTGATCGGAACCATTCTCATCTCACCGGAAGGTAAACGAAGAGTAGCATATTTGCCTTCTTTTGCCATTAACTGAGCAGAGTTTCCTGCGGAACGAACTAACTGTCCGCCTTTTCCTGGATAAAGCTCAATGTTATGAACCTGAGTACCAACCGGAATCTGGCTTAATGGTAAGCAGTTGCCGACTTTAGCTTCTGCCATCGCTCCGCTCATAACCTTCATGCCGTCTGTTAAACCAGCCGGAGCAAGGATATAAGCCTTTGTACCGTCTTCGTAGCAGATCAGCGCGATGTTGGAAGTTCTGTTTGGATCGTACTCGATACCGATAACAGTTGCTGCAATGCCGTCTTTGCTGTTTCTCTTAAAATCAATGATTCTATATTTTCTCTTAACGCCGCCTCCGCGATGTCTTACCGTGATCTTACCCTGGTTATTACGGCCGGCTGTTTTATTGATTGTTTTGCTGATTAAGGACTTCTCAGGAGTTGACTTTGTGACTTCGCTGAAATCAGAACCAGTCATGTGTCTTCTGGAAGGGGTATATGGGTTATACTTTTTAATTCCCATTATATTTCTCCTTTCTTCTTAATTGTCCAAACTCTTTGGACATAAAGGTATGCCAGTGCTTCAACGCCGCCTGGCGTATCTTAATTATCGTGATATAATGTTCATCACATAGGAAACTGAAAACCGTTTACGCCGGGTTTGAATAAATTCTCACCAAGCGTCCCGATCTTACAGTCCTTCGAAGATTTCGATGTCTTTGCTGTCAGCTGTCAGTTGAACGATAGCTTTCTTTGTCTTAGAGGTCTTTCCAAAAGTCGTTCCTCTTCTTTTAGTCTTTCCATCTAAGTTCATGGTGTTCACGCTGGCAACCTTTGCACCTGGGAACATCTTTTCAACAGCTTCTTTGATCATAGCCTTATTAGCATCTGTGTGCACAATAAATGTGTACTTCTTGGACGCCATAGCGTTCATGCTCTTCTCAGTTACTACAGGCTTCTGGATTACGTCGTAATACTTAATATCTGCCATTATGCGTACACCTCCTCGATTGCTGCAACAGCAGTCTTGGTAGCAACAACTGTGTTGTACTTTAAGATATCGTATACGTTGATGGTGTTAGCAGAAGCAGTCTTAACAGCAGCGATGTTTCTTGCGCTCATTACTGCGTTAGCACTGTCGTCGCCAACAACTACAAGAGCTTTGGATACCTTTAAGTTATTTAAAACAGTCTGGAATTTCTTTGTCTTGATCTCATCAAACTTTAAGTCGTCAACAACAATGAACTTATTTTCATTCACTCTGCTGGTCAGAGCGGACTTAAGAGCAAGTCTTCTTTCCTTCTTGTTAAGTTTAATTGTATAGTCTCTTGGTGTAGGAGCAAATACAACTCCACCGCCTGTCCACTGAGGAGATCTTGTTGAACCCTGTCTTGCATGACCGGTTCCTTTCTGCTTCCACGGTTTTCTTCCGCCGCCAGATACTTCTGCACGTGTCTTTGCTTTCTGTGTGCCCTGGCGCTTATTTGCAAGCTGGCTTACGACTGCCATGTGAACGAGATGCTCATTTACATCTACACCGAACACTGCATCGTTTAACTCTACTGTGCCAACTTCTTTACCTTCCATATTGTAAACAGATACGTTTGCCATCTGTGTGATCCTCCTTTCTGATAAAAGCATTAGTTAGATGCTTTTACTGTTTCCTTGATTGTTACTAAAGACTTCTTAGGTCCTGGTATAGCACCCTTAACTAAAATCAGGTTGTTTTCTGCATCAACCTTAACGATTTCAAGATTCTGGATTGTTACCTTCTTGTTACCCATCTGGCCAGGCATCTTTTTGCCCTTGAATACCTTGCTAGGGTCAGAAGCTGCACCGTTGGAACCAGCATGGCGGTGGAACTTGGAACCATGAGCCATAGGTCCTCTGGACTGTCCGTGTCTCTTAATAGCACCCTGGAAACCTTTACCTTTGGAGATTGCGGTTGCATCGATCTTGTCGCCTGCAGCGAAGATCTCAGCTTTGATTTCATCTTTTACAGAATACTGGTCAGCATTCTCAAGCTTAAACTCTCTTACGTATCTCTTGTAAGATACACCGGCCTTATCAAAATGGCCCTTAATTGGCTTGCTGACAAGCTTTTCTCTCTTATCAACGTAACCAACCTGTACTGCACTGTAACCATCGTTCTCAATAGTCTTAACCTGTGTTACTACACAAGGTCCTGCCTGAAGAACTGTTACCGGAGTTAAGACTCCGTTCTCATTGAAGATCTGTGTCATTCCGACTTTGGTAGCTAAAATACCCTTCTTCATGTTTTTACCTCCTGTTTGTTAATTCTACAGCGGATTGCTTTCGCAATCATCCTAGAACAGTCCAATATACATGGAACACTATGACTCCGCCTGGCGGAGATGTTGATTCCTTACAGGAAAAAGTGTTGCTTCTATATTAAAACCCTTCAGGACATGCATGGAACAATTTCCATAATGGTTCTGATGAAGATTATTTATTCTTCATCTTGATATCGATGTACACACCTGCCGGCATTTCCAGTCTGGACAATGCATCAACAGTCTTCTGGCTGGGTGTAATGATATCAATGAGTCTCTTATGCGTTCTCTGCTCGAACTGCTCTCTGGAATCTTTGTACTTATGAACCGCTCTTAAGATGGTTACCACTTCCTTCTTGGTTGGTAACGGCACCGGTCCACTCACTTTTGATCCTGTCTTTTTTACAGTGTCGATGATTTTGCCCGCAGACTGATCGACCAACTGATGATCATACGCTTTTAATGTGATTCTCATTACTTGACTTGCCATAAAAAAAGTCGCCTCCTTTTCGCACTTAGTAGAAGTACGACAAGCGGTGACTGTACACGTTCCCGTGTGTGTCATTAAAGACCCCACACTGACTTCCCATTTAAATAAACAGGATTTTAAATTGTACAGTGACTTGTCGCCAGTTTCCTAACTTGACATTCGCTCCACGGAAAACCTGCTTATATAAGCAGCAACCTCACGCTTCACAGCTATCATGCCACAGCCTTTGT is a genomic window of Lacrimispora sphenoides containing:
- the map gene encoding type I methionyl aminopeptidase produces the protein MSVTIKSAREIELMREAGKILSKTHEELSKALKPGMTTWDIDHLGEEIIRSYGCKPSFLNYNGYPASICVSVNDEVVHGIPSKKRILMEGDIVSLDAGVIYKGYHSDAARTYGIGEITPFAGQLIEVTRQCFFEGIKFAKSGNHLNDISAAIQIHAEKFGFGVVRDLVGHGIGSHLHEEPEVPNFAQKRRGIKLKPGMTLAIEPMINGGTPEVVWLDDDWTVVTEDGSLSAHYENTVLITEGEPEILSLVSCDR
- a CDS encoding adenylate kinase produces the protein MRIIMLGAPGAGKGTQAKKIAEKYQIPHISTGDIFRSNIKEGTELGRKAKEYMDQGTLVPDELTIGMLMERIQSDDCENGYVLDGFPRTIPQAESLKKALSDMGQKIDFAINVDVPDEIIIDRMAGRRACIACGATYHIVYNPSRVPDVCNVCGAGLVLRDDDKPETVKKRLSVYHDQTKPLIEYYKEAGVLVNIDGTQELNKVFSDIADLLGA
- the secY gene encoding preprotein translocase subunit SecY, whose translation is MLKTLRNAFKIKDVRKKLIFTFMMLVVTRIGSQLPIPGVETSFFKDFFARQNNDAFGFFNAMTGSSFTNMSVFALSITPYITSSIIMQLLTIAIPKLEEMQRDGEDGRKKIAEYTRYVTVGLALIESVAMAIGFGGQGLLREFNVLSIIIAVATMTAGSALLMWIGERITEKGVGNGISIVLTFNIISSFPSDMSTLYTRFMSGKSVAVAAIAAIIIVAVIAAIVIFVVILQNGERRIPVQYSKKMQGRKMVGGQATNIPLKVNTAGVIPVIFASSIMSFPVVISQFFGANINYNSIGGHILSALNSSSWFKPERPLYTIGMLVYVALIIVFAYFYTSITFNPLEVANNMKKSGGFIPGIRPGKPTSDYLNSILNYIVFIGACGLTIICIIPIMVSGLFNVSRLSFGGTSLIIIVSVVLETLKAIESQMLVRYYKGFLND
- the rplO gene encoding 50S ribosomal protein L15, with the translated sequence MDLSNLQPALGSKHSDNFRRGRGHGSGNGKTAGKGHKGQKARSGATRPGFEGGQMPLYRRIPKRGFTNRNTKIIIGINVGALECFDNGTVVTVETLLESGIVKNPRDGVKILGNGELTKKLTVKVDAFSEGAKTKIEALGGTCEVI
- the rpmD gene encoding 50S ribosomal protein L30, which encodes MADKLKITLVKSPIGAVPKHKATVLALGLKKLHKTVEMPDNNAVRGMIANVRHLVKVEEI
- the rpsE gene encoding 30S ribosomal protein S5, which produces MKRTIFDANQLELNDRVVAIKRVSKTVKGGRTMRFSALVVVGDGNGHVGAGLGKAGEVPEAIRKGKEAAVKNMVAIPIDENKSIPHDLIGKFGSASVLLKRANEGTGVIAGGPARAVLELAGIKNIHSKSLGSNNKTNVVLATIEGLTRLKTPEEVAKLRGKSVEEILG
- the rplR gene encoding 50S ribosomal protein L18 — its product is MVSKQSRSEVRVKKHNRIRNRFAGTAERPRLAVFRSNNHVYAQIIDDTVGKTLVAASTVEKEVKAELEKTNNVDAAAYVGTVVAKRALEKGIKGVVFDRGGFIYHGKIQALADAAREAGLEF
- the rplF gene encoding 50S ribosomal protein L6, which produces MSRIGRMPIAIPAGVTVTIAENNKVTVKGPKGTLERVLPSEMTIKEEDGHIVVSRPNDLKKMKSLHGLTRTLVNNMVVGVTNGYEKKLEINGVGYRAQKQGKKLVLSLGYSHPVEMEDPEGIEATMEGQNVIIIKGIDKEKVGQYAAEIRDKRRPEPYKGKGIKYADEVIRRKVGKTGKK
- the rpsH gene encoding 30S ribosomal protein S8 → MTMSDPIADMLTRIRNANTAKHDTVDVPSSKMKLAIADILVKEGYIKKYDLVEDGAFQTIRITLKYGKDKNEKIITGIKRISKPGLRVYANKEELPKVLGGLGTAIISTNQGVITDKDARTIGIGGEVLAFVW
- a CDS encoding type Z 30S ribosomal protein S14; this translates as MAKTSMKIKQQRPAKFSSREYNRCRICGRPHAYLRKYGICRICFRELAYKGQIPGVKKASW
- the rplE gene encoding 50S ribosomal protein L5, yielding MARLKEIYQTEIVEGMVKKFGYKNNMEVPKLNKIVINMGIGEAKENAKILDSAVRDLEIISGQKAVLTKAKKSIANFKLREGMAIGCKVTLRGERMYEFADRLINLALPRVRDFRGVNPNAFDGRGNYALGIKEQLIFPEIEYDKVDKVRGMDVIFVTTAKTDEEARELLTLFNMPFAK
- the rplX gene encoding 50S ribosomal protein L24, encoding MHKIKRDDLVKVIAGKDKDKQGKVLHVDTKNSKVVVEGVNMITKHVKPGAGNPQGGIVQKEAALDISNIMLVVDGKATRVGFEVKDGKKVRVAKATGKVID
- the rplN gene encoding 50S ribosomal protein L14; its protein translation is MIQQETRLRVADNTGAKEILCIRVMGGSTRRYANIGDVIVASVKDATPGGVVKKGDVVKAVVVRTVKGARRKDGSYIKFDENAAVIIKDDKTPKGTRIFGPVARELREKQFMKIVSLAPEVL
- the rpsQ gene encoding 30S ribosomal protein S17, with translation MDRNLRKTRTGKVVSSKMDKTIVVAIEDHVEHPLYGKIVKRTYKLKAHDENNDCNMGDTVRVMETRPLSKDKRWRLVEVIERAK